The following DNA comes from Solea solea chromosome 6, fSolSol10.1, whole genome shotgun sequence.
ttggttcaggtcatgtgaccgtgaatgtgtgaatgtgtgtgtaaagtggtttagttcaggtcatgtgactgaatgtgtgaatgtgtgtgtaaagtggtttagttcaggtcatgtgactgaatgtgtgaatgtgtgtgtaaagtggtttAGTTCAAGTCATGTGaccgtgaatgtgtgtgtaaagtggtttagttcaggtcatgtgactgaatgtgtgaatgtgtgtgtaaagtggtttagttcaggtcatgtaattgtgaatgtgtgagtaaagTGGTTAAGTTCAGGTCATGtgaatgtgttaatgtgtgtgtaaagtggtttagttcaggtcatgtgactgtgaatgtgtgtgtaaagtggtttagttcaggtcatgtgaatgtgtgaatgtgtgtgtaaagtgatttagttcaggtcatgtgactgtgaatgtgtgaatgtgtgtaaattggtttagttcaggtcatgtgaatgtgaatgtgtgtgtaaagtggtttagttcaggtcatgtgaccgtgaatgtgtgaatgcgtgtgtaaagtggtttagttcaggtcatgtgactgtgaatgtgtgaatgtgaatcacAGATTAATATAAActgttcatgtttattttatttactaattTGGAcaatcactcacacagtcattcacacattcactcactcacacagtcattcacacattcacacacactgacacaatcaATCACAcagtcattcacacattcacacagtcattcacacacactgacatgatcactcacacagtcattcacacacactgacatgatcacttacacattcacacagtcattCACAATCACTGACACGATCACTCGcagtcattcacacattcactcattcacacaaacTGACACGATCACTCATTAACTCATTCACAGGTATGTAGATGTTCAGTGACACAGAAAACACTCGTTCATATataacagagaaaaacacacagacatgttatTGTTTGTCCTCCTGTCTCTTCTGTCTGTCCTCTTGTCTGTCTTTTGCAGGTTGTACTGTAGGAGGTGcagtgctgccctctacagttcaaagtttgAAGTTGTCCATCATTCTCTTCCTCCTTAACCCCTGTCTTTAttgtctgtcctcctgtccgTCCACCACATAGTACTGCTGTCTCTGGATGTGCTGGTATAGTGTGGTGAACTTAGACACCCTCCTCATCCTCGGCAAGATGAAATTGTGAGTGAAGGCATCTCTGCTGAGAGAGCTCCGCCCCTCCACCGCCAGGACGCTGTTAATAAAGTTCAGACAGAAACTGAAGCAGTTATGGTTGTCCTCATTAAAcctagacagagagagacagaaaggtGTGAGAGTTTACCTGTAccaggtgtgtgagtgtacctTTACCAGATGTGTGAGTGTACCTGCAccaggtgtgtgagtgtacctgtaccaggtgtgtgagtgtacctTTACCAGATGTGTGAGTGTACCTGCAccaggtgtgtgagtgtacctGTACCATGTGTGAGAGTGTACCTGTAccaggtgtgtgagtgtacctTTACCAGATGTGTGAGTGTACCTGCAccaggtgtgtgagtgtacctGTACCATGTGTGAGAGTGTACCTGTAccaggtgtgtgagtgtacctttaccaggtgtgtgagtgtacctgtaccaggtgtgtgagtgtacctGTACCAGGTGTGAGAGTGTACCTGTACCAGGTGTGAGAGTTTACCTGTAtcaggtgtgtgagtgtacctGTACCAGGTGTTGTAGTGTAGCTGTAccaggtgtgtgagtgtacctGTGCCAGGTGTGAGAGTTTACCCGTACCAGTTGTATGAGTGTACTTGTAccaggtgtgtgagtgtacctGTACCAGGTGTGAGAGTGTACCTGTGCCAGACAGGGTCCCACATAGGTCCTTCAGAGAAGCGACCCAGGTACTGGTCCCACTGATCCATCAGGTGGAACATGTCTGGTCGGACCAGAGGAACACTGACGCAGTGCTCCCACCCACTCTGATCTCTACGGACACCACTCTGAGTGTAGTTATACACaaggcctacacacacacacacacacacagtgattatGTCTGACATGGACGGGGAAGGACTGTGGTATCTGGccacgacctctgacctctgactccTACCTTGAGTGCTGGAGATGCCGGTGTGAAGATCTGACGTTCCATCAAAGTCTCTGAGGACAAAAACAGCAATTACACACTGTTCTTCTGGATCATCTTTAAATCCAGACTCAAAACCCACTGGTTTAAACTCTGTAATTCACTGTtgtcctgtttctgtttctattgttgtttgtttgttttgtacacTGTCCTTGTTTCAGACCTGGTTCAGACCGGATGAGCACAGTTCAGACCTGGTTCAGACCGGATGAACACAGTTCAGACCTGGTTCAGACCGATTGAACACAGCTCAGACCTGGTTCAGACCTGGTTCAGACCTGGTTCAGACTGGTTGAACACAGTTCAGACCAGGTTCAGACTGGTTGAACACAACTCAGACCTGGTTCAGACCGATTGAACACAGCTCAGACCTGGTTCAGACCTGGTTCAGACTGGTTGAACACAGTTCAGACCTGGTTCAGACCTGGTTCAGACTGGTTGAACATAGTTCAGACCTGGTTCAGACCTGGTTCAGACTGGATGAACACAGTTCAGACCTGGTTCAGACCTGAAAGAATCTGAAATCATGTGAACCCTTACCTGTGCAGGTTGTCGTGTGCAGGTGCGATCAACAGGCAGCACGAGCTCTTGTGTCCATTAGTGAAGGGGGAGGGGAGGCTGACTGGCGCCTCCTGCAGTCTGCTCCCCCTCAGCTCGTCTCCACAGCTTGGACACCGCTCCggcacagagaaacagaagatGTTCTTCTGACAGTGACTCAGTCGGATCACACtgctctccatctcctccatcttctcttcTGTTGCTCCTCTCActcgttctcttcttctctgttacATTGTTACACCCAGTTGCCAGGTTACAACCTATTTGATGACATCACATGCTCACATGCAGCCTATCACATTGTAGCCACTGTCAGACAGACGGTCATGTGACCAGACTCACCTGGAGCTCCTTCAGTCTGAACTGGTGACCTTTGGACCGTGTTAAGAACATCGTCATGGAAACTGGGAGTGGACGTGTTCTGAagttacctgtgtgtgtgtccaggtattactaatgttgtggggacctaaacctgtacacagtcacattatggggactagTCTTCCTTGTCGGGACAAagagtccccataacgtaaatgactacattttaaggtgaagatatgttttaaggttaggattaggattaggattaaacCACTAGTAATTATGGTTGAGGTCAGGGtaaatctccaggaaattaatgtaaatcaatgcaatgtcccctcaagtcatgaagtcgaacgtgtgtgtgtgcgtgtgaactgtaaaacagataaaacaaagttttatcaTTAACTTCCTGTAAAGATAAAAGGTTCCTGTCTGTTAACCATGTGAAGTTTGGTTAATCTCAGCTACTATCGTCGTTTTATCAACTAAGACTTAATTATGACGTCACGATGACGTGTATTTGGCATGGTTGTGCTCGTGGAACCGTCACAGAGCTCATAGGAACCTTCgtgctgtggctgtggctcaCAGTCGGACCCGTTTGAACGTAACACCGCAGTGACAGTCGCTGTTAGCCGAAGCTCCGCGAGGAAGATGAGCACGAAGCAGGTGAcctgcaggtcagtgtgtgtgcgtgtgcgagagtgtgtgtgtgtgtgtgtgagagagagagagagagagagagagagagagtgtgtgtgtgtgttacctgtccGTCTGCTTTGTTCGTGTTTGAGTCTCGCGTTGTTTCTGACTCAGATCTCTGAGAACGCGTTAGCATCGTGCTAATGTTTTTAGCTGTTAGCGCGTGAATATGTTCCACTGGTCAAAGAGCGGGTTCAAGTTAcatgtgcgcgcgcgcgtgtgttttctgtcataaacagtgaccttgtcaggaccagtcgtgctaatggagaccaaagcctggtcctaatggagaccagaacctcatttctgaggaactggttaagtttaggactaagttttgaggttatggttagggttagtcattaactggttagtgataagactttgtttttagcatgtgtgtgtgtatgagtatgAGTATGAGTATGAGAGAGCGATCATTACTTTTCCTGTAAATCATCTTGATCTAAGGTTTACGAGGAAGCATGGGTGGTCTAAGAGGAAGGGCAACAGGTTTACAAGGACGTACAGGTGGTCTATGAGGAAGCACAACAGGTTTACGAGGAAGTACAGGTGGTCTACGAGGAAGCACAACAGATTTACGAGGAGGTACAGGTGGTCTAAGAGGAAGTACAACAGATTTACGAGGAGGTACAGGTGGTTTGTGAGGAAGTACAACAGATGCACGAGGAGGTACAGGTGGGTCTATGAGGAAGTACAACAGATTTACGAGGAGGTACATGTGGTCTAAGAGGAAGTACAACAGATGCACGAGGAGGTACAGGTGGTTTGTGAGGAAGTACAACAGATGCACGAGGAGGTACAGGTGGGTCTATGAGGAAATACAACAGATTTACGAGGAGGTACATGTGGTCTATGAGGAAGTACAACAGATTTATTAGGAAGTACAGGTAGTCTATGAGGAAGTACAACAGATTTATTAGGAAGTACAGGTGGTCTACGAGGAAGCACAACAGGTTTACAAGGAATTACAGGTGGTCTACGAGGAAGCACAACAGGTTTACGAGTGAGAACAGGTTGTCTACGAGGAAGCACAACAGGTTTACAAGCAAGTAAGGTGGTCTACGAGGAAGCACAACAGGTTTACAAGCAAGTACAGGTGGTCTATGAGGAAGCACAACAGGTTTACAAGCAAGTACAGGTGGTCTACGAGGAAGCACAACAGGTTTACAAGCAAGTACAGATGGTCTACGAGGAAGCACAACAGGTTTACGAGGAAGTACAGGTGGTCTATGAGGAAGTACAACAGATTTATTAGGAAGTACAGGTGGTCTATGAGAAAGTATAACAGATTTATTAGGAAGTACAGGTGGTCTACGAGGAAGCACAACAGGTTTACAAGGAATTACAGGTGGTCTACGAGGAAGCACAACAGGTTTATGAGTGAGTACAGGTGGTCTATGAGGAAGTACAACAGATTTATTAGGAAGTACAGGTGGTCTAC
Coding sequences within:
- the LOC131461214 gene encoding MKRN2 opposite strand protein-like isoform X1, encoding MEEMESSVIRLSHCQKNIFCFSVPERCPSCGDELRGSRLQEAPVSLPSPFTNGHKSSCCLLIAPAHDNLHRDFDGTSDLHTGISSTQGLVYNYTQSGVRRDQSGWEHCVSVPLVRPDMFHLMDQWDQYLGRFSEGPMWDPVWHRFNEDNHNCFSFCLNFINSVLAVEGRSSLSRDAFTHNFILPRMRRVSKFTTLYQHIQRQQYYVVDGQEDRQ
- the LOC131461214 gene encoding MKRN2 opposite strand protein-like isoform X2 translates to MEEMESSVIRLSHCQKNIFCFSVPERCPSCGDELRGSRLQEAPVSLPSPFTNGHKSSCCLLIAPAHDNLHRDFDGTSDLHTGISSTQGLVYNYTQSGVRRDQSGWEHCVSVPLVRPDMFHLMDQWDQYLGRFSEGPMWDPVWHSVLAVEGRSSLSRDAFTHNFILPRMRRVSKFTTLYQHIQRQQYYVVDGQEDRQ